Proteins co-encoded in one Acidobacteriota bacterium genomic window:
- the ruvX gene encoding Holliday junction resolvase RuvX — protein MSRILCLDMGSKNIGMAISDEMKSIAQGLPTVRRDRNLQWLEKIKTISKENSVEKILLGYPVDLNGGVGKSAKEVEIIGAQISEETGMEVVLWDERLSTVQAERVLLQADLGRKKRKMIVDKVASVIILQNYLDSLKNQSLK, from the coding sequence ATGAGCAGGATCCTGTGCCTGGACATGGGCAGTAAAAATATCGGAATGGCGATCAGCGATGAGATGAAGTCCATTGCTCAGGGACTTCCTACAGTAAGGAGAGATAGAAACCTTCAATGGCTTGAGAAGATCAAGACAATCAGCAAGGAGAACTCTGTTGAGAAGATCCTGCTTGGCTATCCGGTGGATCTGAACGGGGGTGTCGGTAAGAGCGCAAAGGAAGTTGAGATAATTGGAGCGCAGATTAGCGAAGAAACCGGGATGGAGGTCGTTCTCTGGGATGAGCGTTTATCGACCGTTCAGGCGGAAAGAGTTCTCCTGCAGGCCGACCTCGGGAGGAAGAAGAGGAAGATGATCGTCGATAAAGTGGCTTCCGTTATCATCCTTCAGAACTATCTGGACAGTCTGAAGAATCAGTCACTCAAGTAG
- a CDS encoding DciA family protein → MEDRDFKKMSEISRSIEKLIHDRSAAENLLLSKAWRNSCGAIIYSRTSIWSIEKDLLVIKVEDERWRKALKGMEKELTSRLNEALGEEKFKQIRFILASPR, encoded by the coding sequence ATGGAAGATAGGGACTTCAAAAAGATGTCAGAAATCTCGCGATCGATCGAGAAGCTCATTCACGATCGATCTGCAGCAGAGAATCTCCTCCTGTCAAAGGCATGGAGGAATTCATGTGGCGCCATCATCTATTCCAGGACATCCATCTGGAGCATTGAAAAGGATCTCCTTGTCATCAAGGTAGAGGATGAGAGGTGGAGGAAGGCTCTCAAAGGGATGGAGAAGGAGCTCACATCCAGGTTGAATGAGGCTTTGGGCGAAGAAAAATTCAAGCAGATCAGGTTCATCCTTGCCTCCCCACGCTGA
- a CDS encoding DUF5668 domain-containing protein, whose product MKCFYHYDKDSTATCYICSHPLCEACLIEFDERSYCKECVRKTIDQFLQKGAGERQPTTKPQQPGKSPAIATLLSLIPGLGFIYLGLYMKGMAIFAAWVGFLVLFENGNDIGPLIGIAFWAFQLVYTNQEAKRLNRSMMGEQGKRAEKEEIQGSLAWGIIIVIIGFLFLIHNFGFNLSWLVKFWPLLVIGIGIQMIWSFVSVGRQG is encoded by the coding sequence ATGAAATGTTTTTACCATTATGATAAGGATTCCACGGCAACATGCTACATCTGTTCGCATCCGCTCTGCGAAGCCTGTCTCATCGAATTCGACGAACGTTCCTACTGCAAGGAGTGCGTCAGGAAGACAATCGATCAGTTCCTGCAGAAAGGAGCAGGAGAACGGCAGCCAACCACAAAACCTCAGCAACCGGGAAAATCTCCTGCCATCGCGACTCTGCTCTCTCTGATTCCCGGACTTGGATTTATCTATCTGGGTCTTTACATGAAGGGGATGGCCATCTTCGCCGCATGGGTGGGGTTCCTCGTGCTCTTCGAAAACGGCAACGATATTGGACCGCTGATCGGAATAGCTTTCTGGGCTTTCCAGCTCGTCTATACGAATCAGGAAGCGAAGAGGCTCAACAGATCAATGATGGGCGAGCAGGGAAAAAGGGCGGAGAAAGAAGAGATCCAGGGATCTCTCGCGTGGGGAATAATCATCGTGATCATCGGCTTCCTGTTTCTGATCCACAACTTCGGATTCAACCTCTCATGGCTGGTTAAATTCTGGCCTTTGCTCGTCATAGGGATTGGTATCCAGATGATCTGGAGTTTTGTCAGCGTGGGGAGGCAAGGATGA
- a CDS encoding zf-HC2 domain-containing protein, protein MTCQDIENILSDYLEDNLSQGEREGVRVHLASCHPCRKMVEEVSWLVESCGQFPVIEPPELLKGKILERTSRARSGWNFLQTFFPARELQRLSPVYFFATAIMIFLIVGVILNAYGIVKRINRYTHQAYSTGVRIYYHAEELKEDISNLKEDFPNSIDKGFVMGVDWIKDKMDTEEKEEKKGKKGKG, encoded by the coding sequence ATGACCTGTCAGGATATCGAAAATATCTTAAGCGATTACCTGGAAGACAATCTTTCCCAAGGCGAGAGGGAGGGCGTTAGGGTGCATTTGGCTTCATGCCATCCCTGCAGGAAGATGGTGGAGGAAGTCTCATGGCTCGTTGAGAGCTGCGGGCAGTTTCCCGTGATAGAGCCTCCGGAACTTCTAAAAGGGAAGATTCTTGAGAGGACCAGCCGTGCTCGATCGGGCTGGAATTTCCTGCAGACTTTCTTCCCTGCACGTGAACTTCAGCGCCTATCTCCCGTCTACTTTTTCGCAACAGCCATCATGATCTTCCTCATCGTCGGTGTTATTCTCAACGCCTACGGTATTGTCAAGAGGATCAACCGGTACACGCATCAGGCGTACAGCACCGGGGTCCGGATATACTATCATGCGGAGGAGTTGAAGGAAGATATCTCCAATCTCAAGGAAGATTTTCCGAACAGTATCGATAAGGGATTTGTCATGGGAGTCGATTGGATAAAGGATAAGATGGATACAGAGGAAAAAGAAGAAAAAAAGGGGAAAAAAGGAAAAGGCTGA
- a CDS encoding RNA polymerase sigma factor, which produces MGPNDKVLIERCHTGDPQAWEALVEKYSKRIFNLVFQFTSNIEDSEDLTQEIFLKVFNGLRRFNIDTPFLPWLIRVAKNFCIDNYRERSRNKMIKDDGSIIDRQRDYTYHPFNSLLEKERAGIIMKGIQSLSEEMRTVIILRDIQGFNYAEIAASLQVPEGTVKSRINRGRIELAGILKKTKKLKGIL; this is translated from the coding sequence TTGGGTCCGAATGATAAAGTGCTGATCGAACGGTGCCACACTGGAGATCCACAGGCATGGGAAGCGCTTGTCGAGAAATACAGCAAGAGGATATTCAACCTAGTCTTTCAATTCACATCCAACATAGAAGATTCGGAAGACCTCACACAGGAGATATTCTTGAAGGTGTTCAACGGCCTCAGAAGGTTTAATATCGATACCCCGTTCCTTCCATGGCTTATTCGGGTGGCAAAAAATTTCTGCATCGATAATTACAGGGAAAGGAGCCGTAACAAGATGATCAAGGACGATGGAAGCATCATCGACCGGCAAAGGGACTATACCTATCATCCCTTCAACTCCCTCCTGGAAAAGGAACGGGCGGGAATCATCATGAAGGGTATTCAGTCCCTCTCCGAGGAGATGAGGACTGTCATCATACTTCGAGACATCCAGGGTTTCAATTATGCGGAGATCGCGGCATCGCTTCAAGTCCCGGAAGGGACCGTGAAATCGAGGATCAACAGGGGGCGCATCGAGCTCGCCGGCATCCTTAAGAAAACGAAAAAGCTTAAAGGGATTCTGTAA
- a CDS encoding ATP-binding cassette domain-containing protein — protein sequence MIEILSLRKTYGEKVAVDSISFNVKKGEILGFLGPNGAGKTTTMRMLTGFIPPTSGTARVAGYDILEDPIEAKKKIGYLPETPPLYREMVVKSYLHFVSEIRGMEKGARKKRIDAIIDICGLGDVAGRIIGHLSKGYRQRVGLAQALLHEPEVIILDEPTSGLDPKQIIEIRNLIKSLGGDRTVILSTHILPEVSMVCQKVIIINEGKLVAEDSIEGLTRSLQGCDSVIATIHREDRMFTEVIRKYPGVLRVHPEGHKVFRIDMEKDSHLADQIAERIIGEGFGLRELKRVPPNLEEVFLKLITEEKEVEA from the coding sequence ATGATCGAGATACTTTCTCTGAGAAAGACGTACGGTGAAAAGGTTGCTGTGGATTCCATCTCCTTCAATGTGAAGAAGGGAGAGATCCTTGGCTTCCTTGGTCCCAACGGCGCAGGGAAGACGACGACCATGAGGATGCTCACGGGATTCATTCCTCCCACTTCCGGAACGGCCAGGGTGGCTGGGTACGACATCCTTGAGGATCCGATAGAAGCGAAGAAGAAGATCGGATATCTTCCGGAGACGCCCCCTCTCTACCGCGAGATGGTGGTGAAAAGCTACCTCCATTTCGTCTCCGAGATCCGCGGGATGGAAAAGGGAGCAAGGAAAAAGAGGATCGATGCAATCATCGATATCTGTGGGCTTGGTGATGTCGCTGGAAGGATTATCGGACATCTATCGAAGGGGTACAGGCAAAGAGTGGGTCTGGCCCAGGCTCTTCTCCACGAGCCGGAGGTCATCATCTTGGATGAGCCAACGTCCGGCCTGGATCCAAAACAGATAATCGAAATCAGGAACCTCATAAAGAGCCTCGGCGGAGATAGGACGGTCATCCTGTCAACGCACATTCTTCCCGAAGTCTCAATGGTCTGCCAGAAGGTCATCATCATCAATGAGGGGAAACTCGTCGCTGAAGACTCCATAGAGGGATTGACGAGAAGCCTGCAGGGCTGCGATAGTGTGATTGCCACGATTCATCGCGAAGATAGGATGTTCACCGAGGTTATCCGGAAGTATCCTGGTGTTCTCCGCGTGCATCCTGAGGGGCATAAGGTCTTTCGAATCGATATGGAGAAAGACTCGCATCTCGCGGATCAGATAGCCGAGAGGATAATCGGCGAGGGATTCGGCCTCAGAGAGCTGAAGAGAGTGCCTCCAAATCTGGAGGAAGTGTTTCTCAAGCTCATCACCGAGGAGAAAGAGGTCGAAGCATGA
- a CDS encoding ABC transporter permease: MKQIFAMMRREIKAYFSSPLAYAIISIFLIICSVGFLQMIIRHMMSQKVTITEGIVAPMAIFEGFILLIMLPAVSMRLLTEERKSGTSELLLTSPLSTLQIVLGKYLGSLSILAIMLILTFPFPVILLLKGQPELGPILLSYVGVFLLGATFLSIGLFTSSLTENQIISFLSCFTILILMWLEDSLRRFGGLFFSELLTDLSIFQSMTDFAVGVVDTKNIIFFLSLISFFLFLTQRVIDSSKWR; encoded by the coding sequence ATGAAACAAATTTTCGCAATGATGAGAAGGGAGATCAAAGCATATTTTTCTTCTCCTCTGGCGTATGCAATTATATCCATATTCCTCATCATCTGTTCCGTAGGATTCCTCCAGATGATCATAAGGCACATGATGTCACAGAAGGTCACCATCACGGAAGGAATCGTGGCGCCGATGGCCATTTTCGAAGGCTTCATACTTCTGATCATGCTTCCTGCAGTATCAATGAGGCTGCTCACGGAGGAGAGAAAGTCAGGGACGTCTGAGCTCTTACTTACCTCTCCCTTATCGACTCTTCAGATCGTACTCGGGAAATACCTCGGTTCTCTCTCCATACTGGCCATCATGCTCATTCTGACCTTTCCTTTCCCGGTGATCCTTCTGCTTAAGGGGCAGCCTGAACTCGGACCGATCTTGCTCTCTTATGTGGGAGTCTTTCTGCTGGGAGCCACCTTTCTCTCGATCGGCCTCTTCACCTCTTCATTGACTGAGAATCAGATAATATCCTTCCTGAGCTGCTTCACGATCCTGATCCTCATGTGGCTGGAGGACAGCCTGAGAAGGTTTGGCGGGCTCTTCTTCTCGGAACTCCTGACCGATCTCTCCATTTTTCAGTCGATGACAGATTTTGCGGTGGGAGTGGTCGATACAAAGAACATCATCTTTTTCCTGAGCCTCATCTCGTTCTTTCTCTTCTTGACTCAGAGAGTCATCGATTCCAGCAAGTGGAGGTAG
- a CDS encoding Gldg family protein — MLKRYSGILGILILLVGGILYSIFPELHRIYLPAFIVGGVTVLYSAIIHRQHIASLLKGRAVKYSTNSIVYMLIVFSILALLNFISFRNHKRVDMTATGLHSLSPQTMTILEKLNEPVHIFAFYTKENHLRDKFETLVRLYRYNSSYIRYEIIDPVEKPGILKEKNINQEELGRKIDGMALVERGGREVRIFDAREEELTNAIIESSRETKKVVYFLQGHGEKDLEARNDKGLNRLLSALREEYYDVRILYISQGGKIPDDCTVLVLAGPREKLFDLELEALDGYLMRGGRILIMMDPGNDPGLSTLLAKVGLVFDNGYIVDPRFNFNDQLTIRVFNYSDHEITKGWNRKLNTIFPVASPVKWFDARDPRLFNDNLVKTSQFSWAEPDISRGELDPRGDPPGPFAIVSVAFKKLETDEIQGIKLQEGETREFRVILVGDSDFITDGFIEVQANENLILNIIGWLAQEENLVSIRRKAITGQAIMFTLQEKNLFLYFIFSVPVLVIISGIVIWLRRRTL; from the coding sequence GTGCTGAAGAGATATTCCGGAATCCTGGGGATACTGATTCTTCTTGTCGGCGGGATTCTATATTCCATCTTCCCTGAGCTGCACAGGATCTATCTGCCGGCTTTCATCGTGGGAGGTGTCACAGTCCTCTATTCTGCCATAATCCATAGACAACACATCGCCAGCCTTCTGAAGGGAAGAGCCGTCAAGTACAGCACGAATTCCATAGTCTACATGCTGATTGTATTTTCCATCCTGGCCCTTCTGAATTTCATCTCTTTCAGAAATCATAAGAGAGTCGATATGACGGCCACGGGGCTGCACTCCCTTTCGCCTCAGACCATGACTATCCTGGAGAAGCTGAATGAGCCTGTGCACATCTTTGCCTTCTACACAAAGGAAAACCACCTGCGTGACAAGTTCGAGACGCTCGTCAGGCTCTATCGGTACAATTCCAGTTACATACGGTATGAAATCATAGACCCGGTGGAGAAACCCGGGATCCTCAAGGAAAAAAATATCAATCAGGAGGAACTGGGGAGAAAGATCGACGGAATGGCCCTGGTGGAGAGGGGAGGACGCGAGGTCAGGATCTTCGATGCCAGGGAAGAAGAGCTTACCAATGCGATCATCGAATCGTCACGGGAGACGAAGAAGGTCGTCTACTTTTTGCAGGGTCATGGCGAGAAAGACCTGGAGGCTCGGAACGATAAAGGTCTAAACAGGCTCCTATCGGCTCTGAGGGAAGAGTACTACGACGTTAGAATACTTTACATCTCCCAGGGAGGAAAGATCCCCGATGATTGCACCGTGCTGGTCCTCGCAGGCCCGAGAGAGAAGCTGTTCGATTTGGAACTGGAAGCTCTCGATGGCTATCTGATGAGAGGCGGTCGAATCCTCATAATGATGGATCCGGGAAACGATCCAGGATTATCGACCCTGCTCGCCAAGGTCGGGCTTGTATTCGATAACGGTTACATAGTCGATCCCAGGTTCAATTTCAACGATCAATTAACAATCCGGGTCTTTAACTATTCAGACCATGAGATAACGAAAGGCTGGAACAGAAAGCTCAATACAATCTTTCCGGTAGCCTCTCCTGTGAAGTGGTTCGATGCGAGAGATCCGAGGCTCTTCAACGATAATCTGGTAAAGACAAGCCAATTCAGCTGGGCAGAGCCGGATATCAGTAGAGGAGAGCTAGATCCACGGGGCGATCCACCGGGTCCTTTTGCAATCGTCTCAGTTGCCTTCAAAAAGCTGGAAACCGATGAGATACAGGGGATCAAACTCCAGGAAGGGGAAACAAGAGAATTCAGGGTCATCCTGGTGGGAGATTCCGATTTCATAACGGATGGGTTCATCGAGGTCCAGGCCAATGAAAATCTCATTCTGAACATTATTGGCTGGCTTGCACAGGAGGAGAATCTCGTTTCCATCAGGAGAAAGGCCATCACGGGGCAAGCCATCATGTTCACCCTTCAGGAAAAGAATCTCTTTTTGTATTTTATATTTTCCGTTCCAGTGCTCGTAATAATTTCGGGGATCGTCATCTGGCTGAGGAGAAGAACCCTTTGA
- a CDS encoding DUF4340 domain-containing protein, with amino-acid sequence MRWKPPLIATLVLILIAGFVYLYEIRGKREKVREEKAEHSLYQYDDDGIGSIELWCRGERVRLSLQEEGWKILKPVDYPADGEIVARVISSLRKARILTFIEEAEKLHQYNLSPAPITITITTKSGQRLPSLWIGDETPLKGEYFAMQEGRNKILVLSKEIALFQSVDLFALRDKRLLPFSRWDISEFRIIKRGKELRFKNRSGLWDMMEPMEFPADEARVASVLNALESTEVKKFIDDVSSLSRYGLETPSLSISYRGEKDYWYRIDFGDPEGEGSLHVKRNDRDPILVVDESSFEPAAGDAMDFMERKISKRNRYNVREFIISSDELTVKGTMGGDGEWADPDSGQKMDKGSVYMLLAAILEMKYADFIKRDADSERWIGSSRHLLQVTIKGDGFSEELACSKDPSGNAYLLNSSVTSVIFKISMEQIRSIQKSLLRF; translated from the coding sequence TTGAGATGGAAGCCGCCTCTCATCGCCACCCTTGTTCTTATCCTGATTGCAGGCTTTGTCTACCTCTACGAGATCAGAGGAAAGAGGGAGAAGGTGAGAGAAGAGAAGGCAGAACACTCTCTCTATCAGTACGATGATGATGGGATAGGGTCAATCGAACTGTGGTGCAGGGGCGAAAGGGTTCGGCTTTCACTACAGGAGGAGGGCTGGAAGATCCTCAAGCCTGTTGATTACCCGGCCGATGGAGAGATCGTTGCCAGGGTAATCTCATCGCTTCGAAAAGCAAGGATTTTGACCTTCATCGAAGAAGCGGAAAAATTGCATCAATATAATCTCTCTCCAGCACCTATCACAATCACTATTACAACTAAATCGGGGCAACGACTGCCATCTCTCTGGATAGGCGATGAGACCCCGTTGAAGGGGGAATATTTCGCCATGCAGGAGGGAAGGAATAAGATTCTCGTCCTATCCAAGGAGATCGCCTTATTTCAGAGCGTCGATCTGTTTGCCCTCAGAGATAAGCGATTGCTTCCCTTTTCCAGATGGGATATATCGGAGTTCAGGATCATAAAAAGAGGGAAAGAGCTGAGATTCAAGAATCGATCGGGTTTATGGGATATGATGGAGCCGATGGAGTTTCCGGCCGATGAAGCAAGGGTTGCTTCGGTACTGAACGCCCTTGAGAGCACGGAGGTAAAGAAATTCATCGATGATGTTTCCTCTCTCTCCAGATATGGCTTGGAAACACCTTCTCTCTCGATATCATACAGAGGAGAGAAAGATTACTGGTACAGAATCGACTTTGGAGATCCGGAAGGCGAGGGATCTCTCCACGTGAAGAGAAACGACAGGGATCCGATTCTCGTTGTGGATGAGAGCTCTTTCGAGCCTGCCGCCGGTGATGCGATGGATTTCATGGAGAGAAAAATATCCAAGAGAAACAGGTACAATGTCAGAGAGTTCATCATCTCTTCCGATGAACTAACGGTGAAGGGGACGATGGGCGGCGATGGCGAGTGGGCCGATCCTGATTCGGGACAGAAGATGGACAAGGGGAGCGTTTACATGCTACTTGCTGCCATTCTTGAGATGAAATACGCAGATTTCATCAAAAGAGATGCAGATTCAGAACGGTGGATCGGATCTAGCAGGCATCTTCTCCAGGTTACCATAAAAGGTGATGGCTTTTCCGAAGAGTTGGCCTGTTCGAAGGACCCTTCGGGAAACGCCTATCTGCTCAATTCTTCGGTGACATCAGTCATCTTTAAGATCTCAATGGAGCAGATCAGATCCATCCAGAAATCACTCCTTCGGTTCTAA
- a CDS encoding SagB/ThcOx family dehydrogenase → MKKPAYRFHKELYNGKMSVEEALRKRMSVRSFSKDMISYDDLGCLLWAAYGSRDLKSEGRTAPSAGACYPLTVYAVIGKNSVEGISEGIYVYMPQDHAISKHREGDARRELAAAALGQNFIADAPLSIAISADFNRTISIYGDRGARYVLIDLGHSAQNIYLEATSLGLGTVAVGAFRDNQVAKVLSLPGQETPLYIMPVGYPIRQY, encoded by the coding sequence ATGAAGAAACCCGCTTACAGATTCCATAAAGAGCTCTACAATGGGAAAATGAGCGTCGAGGAGGCTCTCAGGAAGAGGATGAGCGTGAGGAGTTTCAGCAAGGATATGATTTCCTATGACGACCTGGGATGCCTCCTCTGGGCCGCCTATGGCAGCAGAGATTTAAAGTCGGAAGGAAGAACTGCTCCTTCTGCTGGGGCCTGCTATCCCCTGACAGTCTATGCTGTCATTGGAAAAAATAGCGTGGAAGGTATTTCCGAAGGAATCTATGTCTACATGCCTCAAGACCATGCTATAAGCAAGCACAGAGAAGGAGATGCAAGGCGTGAGCTGGCTGCCGCTGCGCTCGGACAGAATTTCATAGCGGATGCCCCCCTGTCTATCGCCATTTCCGCAGATTTTAATCGGACGATTAGCATCTACGGGGATAGAGGGGCACGATACGTTCTGATCGATCTGGGGCATTCTGCCCAGAACATCTATCTCGAAGCGACTTCTCTGGGTCTGGGAACTGTAGCCGTTGGAGCTTTTCGAGATAATCAAGTGGCAAAAGTCCTTTCACTTCCTGGTCAAGAGACTCCGCTTTATATCATGCCGGTCGGATACCCTATCAGACAATATTAA